In a genomic window of Streptomyces sp. SJL17-4:
- a CDS encoding cold shock domain-containing protein, giving the protein MQWFDPDRGSGLIRQEGDEPDIPIEQSAVHACRAWPLHPGERVEFDITLDSYGRRADNIHRAWWSDCE; this is encoded by the coding sequence GTGCAGTGGTTCGACCCTGACCGCGGTTCGGGGCTGATCCGCCAGGAAGGCGATGAACCTGACATCCCGATCGAACAGTCAGCTGTTCACGCCTGTCGCGCGTGGCCGCTGCACCCTGGCGAGCGGGTCGAGTTCGACATCACCCTGGACAGCTACGGGCGGAGGGCTGACAACATTCATCGCGCCTGGTGGAGCGACTGTGAATAA
- a CDS encoding peptidoglycan-binding domain-containing protein — MRSNKLVKALATATALAGVTAGSLATSGTAFAATPERSQNVVSGPASATEVVNLGLSTSQAKRVQLWLAYSWGYTGALDGLLGTGSWQAMQRMLRHYGYTGAIDGIVGTGTIKALQQFLKNNGFYSGAIDGIAGSGTQAAFAAFANTLPMD, encoded by the coding sequence ATGCGGTCGAACAAGCTCGTGAAGGCACTCGCCACTGCCACGGCCCTGGCCGGTGTCACCGCCGGAAGCCTGGCAACCTCCGGTACCGCCTTCGCGGCAACGCCGGAGAGGTCCCAGAACGTGGTCTCCGGACCCGCCTCGGCCACCGAAGTGGTCAACCTCGGGCTGAGTACCTCGCAGGCGAAGAGGGTCCAGCTCTGGCTCGCCTACTCCTGGGGCTACACGGGAGCCCTCGACGGCCTGCTCGGCACCGGCAGCTGGCAGGCCATGCAGCGAATGCTGCGCCACTACGGCTACACCGGAGCCATCGACGGCATCGTGGGAACCGGGACGATCAAGGCCCTTCAGCAGTTCCTGAAGAACAACGGGTTCTACTCCGGAGCCATCGACGGCATCGCCGGGTCCGGGACCCAGGCCGCGTTCGCGGCGTTCGCCAACACGCTGCCCATGGACTAG
- a CDS encoding MscL family protein: MLKGFKNFLMRGDIITIAVGLVIALAFSTLIKAFTDYVINPVVARLQGGKSVGLGWQLGEEGNEATYLDLGQFISALIYFIIFMAVIYFCVVVPYKHYQARHGVTAFGEPGPVKTCPACLSEDLPAAASKCRYCATEQPPTVGAGAQRV; the protein is encoded by the coding sequence GTGCTCAAAGGCTTCAAGAACTTCCTCATGCGCGGTGACATCATCACCATCGCCGTCGGACTGGTCATCGCGCTGGCCTTCTCGACGCTGATCAAAGCGTTCACCGACTATGTGATCAACCCGGTCGTCGCCCGGCTTCAGGGCGGCAAGTCCGTCGGGCTCGGGTGGCAGCTCGGCGAGGAGGGGAACGAAGCGACCTACCTCGACCTGGGCCAGTTCATCTCGGCCCTGATCTACTTCATCATCTTCATGGCGGTCATCTACTTCTGTGTCGTGGTGCCGTACAAGCACTACCAGGCCCGCCACGGCGTCACCGCCTTCGGGGAACCCGGTCCGGTCAAGACCTGTCCGGCCTGCCTCTCCGAGGATCTGCCCGCGGCGGCGAGCAAGTGCCGCTACTGCGCCACCGAGCAGCCCCCGACCGTCGGCGCCGGAGCTCAACGGGTGTAG
- a CDS encoding undecaprenyl-diphosphate phosphatase: protein MSWFESFILGLVQGLTEFLPISSSAHLRLTAAFAGWEDPGAAFTAITQIGTETAVLIYFRKDIARIVSAWFRSLTDKSMRSDHDAQMGWLVIVGSIPIGVLGITLKDQIEGPFRDLRLIATTLIVMGVVLGIADRLAARDEIGGRHRAIRERKTLKELGVKDGLIFGVCQAMALIPGVSRSGATISGGLLMGYTREAAARYSFLLAIPAVLASGAYELKDAGEGHVSWGPTIFATIIAFVVGYAVIAWFMKFITTKSFMPFVIYRILLGILLFILVGTDTLSPHAGESAD, encoded by the coding sequence ATGAGTTGGTTCGAATCGTTCATCCTCGGACTCGTCCAGGGGCTGACGGAGTTCCTTCCCATCTCCTCCAGCGCGCACCTCCGTCTCACGGCGGCGTTCGCGGGCTGGGAAGACCCGGGTGCGGCCTTCACCGCCATCACCCAGATCGGCACGGAGACCGCGGTACTGATCTACTTCCGCAAGGACATCGCCCGAATCGTCTCGGCCTGGTTCCGCTCCCTCACCGACAAGTCGATGCGCTCCGACCACGACGCCCAGATGGGCTGGCTGGTGATCGTCGGCTCGATCCCGATCGGTGTCCTCGGCATCACGCTCAAGGACCAGATCGAGGGCCCCTTCCGCGACCTGCGGCTGATCGCCACCACTCTGATCGTCATGGGCGTCGTCCTCGGCATCGCGGACCGGCTCGCCGCCCGCGACGAGATCGGCGGCCGCCACCGGGCGATCCGCGAGCGGAAGACGCTCAAGGAACTCGGCGTGAAGGACGGCCTGATCTTCGGCGTCTGCCAGGCGATGGCCCTGATCCCGGGCGTCTCGCGCTCGGGCGCGACGATCTCCGGCGGCCTGCTCATGGGCTACACCCGCGAGGCGGCCGCCCGCTACTCCTTCCTCCTCGCGATCCCGGCGGTGCTCGCCTCGGGCGCGTACGAACTGAAGGACGCGGGCGAGGGACACGTCTCCTGGGGCCCGACGATCTTCGCCACGATCATCGCCTTCGTGGTCGGGTACGCGGTGATCGCCTGGTTCATGAAGTTCATCACCACGAAGTCCTTCATGCCGTTCGTGATCTACCGGATCCTGCTCGGCATCCTGCTGTTCATCCTGGTCGGCACGGACACCCTGAGCCCGCACGCGGGCGAATCCGCCGACTGA
- a CDS encoding helix-turn-helix domain-containing protein: protein MKAAPRPCSIADTLALVGEKYSLLVLREVSLGVRRFDRIARNTGAPRDILTTRLKRLVEAGILEKVQYSERPQRFEYRATTAGEELQPVLVTLMAWGDRHLNADDRPVVLEHRCGEVLSPRVVCAHCGDEADRDSLTAHVRAPGWTTAGPTVPQEA from the coding sequence ATGAAGGCCGCCCCCCGCCCCTGCTCGATCGCCGACACCCTGGCGCTCGTCGGCGAGAAGTACTCACTGCTCGTGCTCCGTGAGGTCTCCCTCGGTGTGCGCCGCTTCGACCGGATCGCCCGCAACACCGGCGCGCCCCGCGACATCCTCACCACGCGCCTCAAGCGGCTCGTCGAGGCCGGAATCCTGGAGAAGGTGCAGTACAGCGAACGCCCCCAGCGCTTCGAGTACCGGGCCACGACGGCCGGCGAGGAGCTCCAGCCGGTGCTGGTGACGCTGATGGCCTGGGGCGACCGCCACCTCAACGCCGACGACCGCCCGGTGGTACTCGAGCACCGGTGCGGCGAGGTCCTCAGCCCCCGGGTCGTCTGCGCCCACTGCGGGGACGAGGCCGACCGCGACAGCCTCACCGCCCACGTCCGGGCGCCCGGCTGGACGACGGCGGGCCCGACGGTCCCTCAGGAGGCCTGA
- a CDS encoding thiolase family protein yields MRDAVIVEAVRTPIGKGKTGGALSHVHPVALLSHTLRALIERSGIDPALVDDVIGGTVDQVGEQAMNTTRYAWLGAGFPESVPATTVDRQCGSSQQAVHFAAQGVLSGAYDIAVACGVESMSRVPMWSNVPPGADPFGPGVAERYPEGLVPQGISAELIAAKWSIDREAMDAFATASHTRAARAWAAGLFDAEVAPYEDVRRDESVRPSTTPEILAGLRPSFEDPGYAERFPQIDWSVTAGNSSPINDGASAVLVMAADTAERLGLRPLARLHSFAVTGSDPLLMLTGVIPATEKVLRRSGLSLADIDLFEINEAFASVVLAWQQETGADPAKVNVHGGAIALGHPLGASGTRLTTTLVHALRARGGRYGLQAMCEAGGLANAMIVEAL; encoded by the coding sequence ATGCGTGACGCCGTCATCGTCGAAGCCGTCCGGACGCCGATAGGAAAGGGCAAGACGGGCGGAGCCCTGTCCCACGTCCACCCCGTCGCCCTGCTCTCCCACACCCTGCGTGCCCTGATCGAGCGCAGCGGCATCGACCCCGCCCTCGTCGACGACGTGATCGGCGGCACCGTCGACCAGGTCGGGGAGCAGGCCATGAACACCACCCGCTACGCCTGGCTGGGTGCCGGATTCCCCGAGTCCGTGCCCGCCACCACCGTCGACCGGCAGTGCGGCTCCTCCCAGCAGGCCGTGCACTTCGCCGCCCAGGGCGTGCTCTCCGGGGCATACGACATCGCCGTCGCCTGCGGCGTCGAGTCCATGAGCCGGGTCCCCATGTGGTCCAACGTGCCGCCCGGCGCCGACCCCTTCGGCCCCGGCGTCGCCGAGCGCTACCCCGAGGGCCTCGTCCCGCAGGGCATCAGCGCCGAACTCATCGCGGCGAAGTGGTCGATCGACCGCGAGGCCATGGACGCGTTCGCCACCGCCTCGCACACCCGGGCGGCACGCGCGTGGGCCGCCGGACTCTTCGACGCCGAGGTCGCCCCGTACGAGGACGTCCGCCGCGACGAGTCGGTGCGCCCGTCGACCACCCCCGAGATCCTCGCCGGGCTCCGGCCCTCCTTCGAGGACCCCGGCTACGCCGAGCGCTTCCCGCAGATCGACTGGTCCGTCACCGCGGGCAACAGCAGCCCGATCAACGACGGCGCCTCGGCCGTCCTCGTCATGGCCGCCGACACCGCCGAGCGCCTCGGCCTGCGGCCCCTCGCCCGGCTGCACAGCTTCGCCGTCACCGGCTCCGACCCGCTGCTGATGCTCACCGGCGTCATCCCCGCCACCGAGAAGGTGCTGCGGCGCTCGGGCCTCTCCCTCGCCGACATCGACCTCTTCGAGATCAACGAGGCGTTCGCCAGTGTCGTCCTCGCCTGGCAGCAGGAGACCGGCGCCGATCCGGCCAAGGTCAACGTCCACGGCGGCGCGATCGCCCTCGGACACCCCCTCGGCGCCAGCGGCACCCGCCTCACCACCACCCTCGTCCACGCACTGCGGGCCCGGGGTGGCCGCTACGGACTCCAGGCCATGTGCGAGGCGGGCGGCCTGGCCAACGCGATGATCGTCGAGGCGCTCTGA
- a CDS encoding TVP38/TMEM64 family protein has protein sequence MLAPVPRPPGSLAVRCSRALLAPRARLSALALLLLTAAALVVLYEPQRLLSSGWPQQTDGAGAVMLFGLAYGVCTAAFVPRPVLNLAAGALFGSAFGLTAAIAGTVLGAGISFTLGRFLGQEALRPMLRGRWLTAADGQLSRHGFRSMLAIRLFPGVPFAAANYCAAVSRMGYVPFLVATGLGSVPNTAAYVVAGAQADEPGSPAFLVSAGFIALSASAAAVVAWRKRHHLRAPAPAVAPEPEQTPETVGIPR, from the coding sequence ATGCTCGCTCCCGTGCCCCGGCCGCCGGGCTCTCTCGCCGTCCGCTGCTCCCGGGCCCTGCTCGCGCCCCGCGCACGGCTCTCGGCGCTCGCGCTGCTGCTGCTCACCGCGGCGGCCCTCGTCGTGCTGTACGAGCCGCAGCGGCTGCTCTCCTCGGGCTGGCCGCAGCAGACGGACGGCGCGGGCGCGGTGATGCTCTTCGGTCTTGCGTACGGTGTGTGCACGGCGGCGTTCGTCCCGCGTCCGGTGCTCAATCTGGCGGCGGGCGCGCTGTTCGGCTCGGCCTTCGGTCTGACGGCGGCGATCGCGGGGACGGTGCTCGGCGCCGGGATCTCCTTCACCCTCGGTCGTTTCCTGGGGCAGGAAGCGCTGCGGCCGATGCTGCGGGGCCGTTGGCTGACGGCGGCGGACGGGCAGCTCAGTCGGCACGGATTCCGTTCGATGCTGGCGATCCGGCTGTTTCCTGGGGTGCCGTTCGCGGCGGCCAACTACTGTGCCGCCGTCTCCCGGATGGGGTACGTGCCGTTCCTGGTGGCGACGGGGCTCGGCTCGGTGCCCAACACGGCGGCGTACGTCGTGGCGGGTGCGCAGGCGGACGAGCCCGGCTCCCCGGCGTTCCTGGTCTCTGCGGGCTTCATCGCGCTGTCCGCCTCGGCGGCCGCCGTGGTCGCCTGGCGCAAGCGGCACCATCTGCGGGCCCCGGCTCCGGCCGTGGCACCGGAGCCGGAGCAGACGCCCGAGACGGTGGGCATCCCCCGCTAG
- a CDS encoding DNA alkylation repair protein, which yields MNETAPAGSGPTGIPDSALADTVLERLTTVYPAAGNPFRAQEMVAYMKGVAPFLGLRTPERRALSRTVLDGTPHPDEHDCAAVALRCFALPEREYHYFAVDYLRRHVKRCSSGFLPVARRLVTTVSWWDTVDHLAAHVVGGLVAADTALGDRMDEWIEDEDPWVARTAILHQLRFREATDADRLFAHCLRRAADTDFFLRKAIGWSLREYAKTAPAEVRSFVAANTTRLSPLSVREALKHL from the coding sequence ATGAACGAGACCGCGCCGGCGGGCAGCGGCCCGACGGGCATCCCCGACAGTGCTCTCGCCGACACCGTTCTCGAGCGGCTCACCACGGTCTACCCCGCCGCCGGGAACCCCTTCCGGGCGCAGGAGATGGTCGCGTACATGAAGGGTGTCGCGCCCTTCCTCGGGCTCCGCACCCCCGAGCGCCGCGCCCTGTCCCGTACCGTCCTCGACGGCACTCCCCACCCCGACGAGCACGACTGCGCCGCCGTCGCCCTGCGCTGTTTCGCCCTGCCCGAGCGCGAGTACCACTACTTCGCCGTCGACTATCTGCGCCGCCACGTGAAGCGCTGCTCGTCCGGCTTCCTGCCCGTCGCCCGCCGGCTCGTCACCACCGTCTCCTGGTGGGACACGGTCGACCACCTCGCCGCCCATGTCGTCGGCGGTCTGGTCGCGGCCGATACCGCCCTCGGGGACCGGATGGACGAGTGGATCGAGGACGAGGACCCGTGGGTGGCCCGGACGGCGATCCTCCACCAGCTCCGCTTCAGGGAAGCCACCGACGCGGACCGGCTGTTCGCCCACTGTCTGCGCCGCGCCGCCGACACCGACTTCTTCCTCCGCAAGGCCATCGGCTGGAGCCTGCGCGAGTACGCCAAGACGGCCCCGGCCGAGGTCCGCTCCTTCGTCGCCGCGAACACCACCCGGCTCTCGCCCCTCTCCGTACGCGAGGCCCTCAAGCACCTCTGA
- a CDS encoding fused MFS/spermidine synthase, whose product MNEQIPVIREVDQGTARLMPDVDRERAWLLTVDGAPQSYVDLDDPAYLEFEYARRLAHVVDGAADDGEPLDVLHLGGGALSLPRYVAVTRPGSRQDVVEADRGLLALVAEHLPLPEGSGISVHGADARRWLEAAPAASADLVVGDVFGGSRVPAHLTSVEYAREIRRVLRPDGVYAANLADGAPFAFLRSQLATFATVFPELALVAEPAVLRGRRFGNAVLVASGREIDTARLARRAAADAFPARVEHGDTLKRFTGAAEPVLDAGAVPSPVPPEGAFGIG is encoded by the coding sequence GTGAACGAGCAGATTCCCGTCATCCGTGAGGTCGACCAGGGCACCGCGCGCCTCATGCCCGATGTGGACCGGGAGCGGGCCTGGCTCCTGACGGTCGACGGCGCACCCCAGTCGTACGTCGACCTCGACGACCCGGCGTACCTGGAGTTCGAGTACGCGCGCCGGCTCGCCCATGTCGTCGACGGCGCCGCCGACGACGGCGAACCGCTCGACGTCCTGCACCTCGGCGGCGGGGCGCTCTCCCTGCCCCGCTACGTGGCCGTCACCCGTCCCGGCTCACGCCAGGACGTGGTCGAGGCCGACCGGGGGCTGCTCGCGCTCGTCGCCGAACACCTACCGCTGCCCGAGGGCTCCGGGATCTCCGTGCACGGCGCGGACGCCCGGCGCTGGCTCGAGGCCGCGCCCGCCGCCTCGGCGGATCTCGTCGTCGGCGACGTCTTCGGCGGCTCCCGCGTGCCCGCCCACCTCACGTCCGTGGAGTACGCGCGCGAGATCCGGCGCGTCCTGCGTCCCGACGGCGTCTACGCCGCCAACCTGGCCGACGGGGCGCCCTTCGCCTTCCTCCGCTCCCAGCTCGCCACCTTCGCGACCGTCTTCCCCGAGCTCGCGCTGGTCGCCGAACCGGCCGTCCTGCGCGGCCGCCGTTTCGGGAACGCCGTCCTGGTGGCCTCCGGCCGTGAGATCGACACCGCCCGCCTCGCCCGCCGGGCGGCGGCGGACGCGTTCCCCGCGCGCGTGGAGCACGGGGACACCCTGAAGCGGTTCACCGGCGCCGCGGAACCGGTCCTCGACGCCGGGGCCGTACCGTCACCCGTTCCGCCGGAGGGTGCCTTCGGCATCGGCTGA
- a CDS encoding MFS transporter, whose protein sequence is MNSPAAAPHRAPLGSRRPEWAGRNYVLLTAATIVTNLGTHGALIATTWAVFETGGDAGDVGLVAMARFLPLVLFLLIGGAVADRVPRHRVMVAANVLNCASQAVFAALVLAGTAQIWQMMVLTALCGTGQAFFNPAAEGMLMSSVTGEQASRAFAVYRMAMHGASIGGAALGGALVAFVGPGWVLLIDAIAFAVAGGLRAFLDVSGVPERAPGGGLFSDLREGWQEFIGRPWLWSIVAQFSVVVGLIGAVESVYGPLVAKAELGGARPWGIALAAYGVGTLAGAFLMARWKPRRLLFVGTLCVFPIALPSAALAVPLDAAGLTAAMFVSGVAIEVFGVSWMTTMHQEIPEEKLSRVSAYDWFGSTALLPLTTALAGPAETAFGRSTALWGAAGLMVLVTALVLLVPDVRNLTRRPHTKEIPGPSPSTAPAPVPASVPAAASASVPAPASASVPAPASASADAEGTLRRNG, encoded by the coding sequence GTGAACAGTCCCGCCGCCGCTCCCCACCGCGCTCCCCTCGGCTCCCGCCGCCCCGAGTGGGCCGGGCGCAACTACGTCCTCCTCACCGCCGCCACCATCGTGACCAACCTCGGCACGCACGGCGCGCTGATCGCCACGACCTGGGCGGTGTTCGAGACCGGTGGCGACGCCGGCGACGTGGGACTCGTGGCGATGGCACGGTTCCTGCCGCTGGTCCTCTTCCTCCTGATCGGCGGCGCGGTCGCCGACCGGGTGCCCCGGCACCGGGTGATGGTCGCCGCGAACGTCCTCAACTGCGCCTCGCAGGCCGTCTTCGCCGCCCTCGTGCTCGCGGGTACGGCCCAGATCTGGCAGATGATGGTGCTCACCGCGCTCTGCGGCACCGGGCAGGCCTTCTTCAACCCGGCGGCCGAGGGCATGCTGATGTCCAGCGTCACCGGGGAGCAGGCGAGCCGCGCCTTCGCCGTCTACCGGATGGCCATGCACGGCGCGTCGATCGGCGGTGCGGCGCTCGGCGGCGCGCTCGTCGCGTTCGTCGGACCCGGCTGGGTCCTCCTGATCGACGCCATCGCCTTCGCGGTCGCGGGCGGGCTCCGCGCCTTCCTGGACGTCAGCGGCGTCCCCGAGCGCGCACCCGGCGGCGGGCTCTTCTCCGATCTGCGGGAGGGCTGGCAGGAGTTCATCGGCCGGCCCTGGCTGTGGTCGATCGTCGCCCAGTTCTCCGTCGTGGTGGGGCTGATCGGGGCCGTCGAGTCGGTGTACGGGCCGCTGGTCGCCAAGGCCGAGCTGGGCGGCGCGCGCCCCTGGGGCATCGCGCTCGCCGCGTACGGTGTGGGCACGCTCGCGGGCGCCTTCCTGATGGCCCGCTGGAAGCCGCGCCGTCTGCTGTTCGTCGGCACGCTCTGCGTGTTCCCGATCGCGCTGCCGTCGGCGGCACTCGCCGTGCCGCTCGACGCGGCGGGGCTCACGGCGGCGATGTTCGTCAGCGGTGTGGCCATCGAGGTGTTCGGCGTCTCGTGGATGACGACGATGCACCAGGAGATCCCGGAGGAGAAGCTGTCCCGGGTGTCGGCCTACGACTGGTTCGGTTCGACGGCCCTGCTGCCGCTGACGACGGCACTCGCGGGCCCGGCGGAGACCGCGTTCGGCCGGAGCACGGCGCTGTGGGGCGCGGCGGGGCTGATGGTGCTGGTCACCGCGCTCGTCCTGCTGGTGCCGGACGTACGGAATCTGACCCGGCGTCCGCACACGAAGGAGATCCCGGGCCCGAGCCCCTCCACGGCCCCGGCCCCCGTCCCGGCCTCCGTCCCGGCCGCCGCCTCGGCCTCCGTCCCGGCCCCCGCCTCGGCCTCCGTCCCGGCCCCCGCCTCAGCCTCAGCCGATGCCGAAGGCACCCTCCGGCGGAACGGGTGA
- a CDS encoding DUF4442 domain-containing protein has product MTVGEMLAATVPMAGTLNLEFLETTAERAVVRLPDQPAYHNHVGGPHAGAMFTLAESASGAIVLAAFGDQLSRAVPLAVKAEIGYKKLAMGVVTATATLGRPAAEVVAELDAGERPEFPVRIDITREDGAVTGEMTVVWTLRPNAA; this is encoded by the coding sequence ATGACCGTCGGCGAGATGCTCGCCGCCACAGTGCCCATGGCCGGAACCCTGAACCTGGAGTTCCTGGAGACCACCGCCGAGCGCGCCGTCGTGCGCCTGCCGGACCAGCCCGCCTACCACAACCACGTCGGCGGCCCGCACGCCGGAGCGATGTTCACGCTCGCCGAGTCCGCCAGCGGCGCCATCGTGCTCGCCGCGTTCGGCGACCAGCTGAGCCGCGCCGTCCCGCTCGCCGTCAAGGCCGAGATCGGCTACAAGAAGCTCGCGATGGGCGTCGTCACGGCCACCGCCACCCTGGGCCGCCCGGCCGCCGAGGTCGTCGCCGAGCTCGACGCCGGAGAGCGGCCGGAGTTCCCGGTGCGGATCGACATCACCCGCGAGGACGGCGCCGTGACCGGCGAGATGACCGTCGTCTGGACCCTGCGCCCGAACGCCGCCTGA
- a CDS encoding DedA family protein → MHVQEWLETIPAVAVYVLVGVVIGLESLGIPLPGEIVLVSSALLASQHGDINPWVLGACATAGAIIGDSIGYAIGRRGGRPLLAWLGKKFPKHFSEANIGLAERSFQKWGMWAVFFGRFVALLRIFAGPLAGVLHMPYWKFLIANVFGGILWAGGTTAVIYSVGIVAEAWLKRFSWLGLVLAVLIGVASMLIIKNRAKKAAAERSETPEREPEPVAVAD, encoded by the coding sequence TTGCACGTCCAGGAGTGGCTGGAGACGATCCCCGCGGTCGCGGTCTACGTCCTCGTCGGGGTGGTGATCGGGCTGGAGAGCCTCGGCATCCCGCTGCCCGGCGAGATCGTGCTCGTGAGTTCGGCGCTGCTCGCCTCGCAGCACGGCGACATCAATCCGTGGGTGCTCGGCGCCTGCGCCACCGCCGGCGCGATCATCGGTGACTCGATCGGTTACGCGATCGGCCGCAGGGGCGGACGGCCGCTGCTCGCTTGGCTGGGGAAGAAGTTCCCCAAGCACTTCAGCGAGGCCAACATCGGGCTCGCCGAGCGCTCCTTCCAGAAGTGGGGCATGTGGGCGGTGTTCTTCGGCCGCTTCGTCGCCCTGCTCCGCATCTTCGCCGGGCCGCTCGCGGGCGTCCTGCACATGCCGTACTGGAAGTTCCTGATCGCCAACGTCTTCGGCGGCATCCTGTGGGCCGGCGGCACGACGGCCGTCATCTACTCGGTCGGCATCGTCGCGGAGGCCTGGCTCAAGCGCTTCTCGTGGCTGGGACTCGTCCTCGCAGTGCTGATCGGCGTCGCCTCGATGCTGATCATCAAGAACCGCGCCAAGAAGGCGGCGGCGGAGCGGTCCGAGACCCCCGAGCGGGAGCCGGAGCCGGTCGCGGTCGCGGACTGA
- a CDS encoding gamma carbonic anhydrase family protein has protein sequence MTEALIKGVGGKEPQIDPTAFTAPTSVVLGEVTLGARASVWYHAVLRADCGPIAIGEDSNIQDNCTVHVDPGFPVSIGDRVTVGHNATVHGCVIEDDVLVGMGATVLNGARVGAGSLIAAQALVPQGMEIPPGSLVAGVPAKVRRPLTEEEQAGIRLNAEMYLHLAKGHAEAFGG, from the coding sequence ATGACAGAGGCGTTGATCAAGGGTGTGGGCGGCAAGGAGCCGCAGATCGACCCGACCGCCTTCACCGCCCCGACCTCCGTGGTGCTCGGCGAGGTGACGCTCGGCGCCCGTGCCAGCGTCTGGTACCACGCGGTCCTGCGCGCGGACTGCGGCCCCATCGCGATCGGCGAGGACTCCAATATCCAGGACAACTGCACGGTCCACGTCGACCCCGGCTTCCCCGTCTCGATCGGTGACCGCGTGACCGTCGGCCACAACGCGACCGTGCACGGCTGTGTCATCGAGGACGACGTGCTCGTGGGCATGGGCGCGACCGTCCTCAACGGCGCGCGGGTCGGCGCCGGTTCGCTGATCGCCGCGCAGGCGCTCGTCCCGCAGGGGATGGAGATCCCGCCGGGCTCGCTCGTCGCGGGCGTCCCCGCGAAGGTCCGCCGCCCGCTGACCGAGGAGGAGCAGGCGGGCATCCGGCTGAACGCGGAGATGTACCTGCACCTCGCGAAGGGCCACGCCGAGGCCTTCGGGGGCTGA